A single genomic interval of Salmo trutta chromosome 13, fSalTru1.1, whole genome shotgun sequence harbors:
- the LOC115205568 gene encoding cathepsin F isoform X4 codes for MDVGFRHPVLLCLTLAVLGSVLADLDGPLMGAPGSPVRLSENDPGLKKALRFAEERYNEGSNAMHVRRVSKILSASKQLVKGIRYSIMVELSNTQCKKAARLRTCDFYPEEHNLKTEVCVFEVWDIPWESKSTLLKQKCQPAVDPKPVETNKVEFLPLSTKPVQESVDSVELLGQFKEFMVRYNRTYSSQEEADRRLRVFHENLKTAEKLQSLDQGTAEYGVTKFSDLTEEEFRTLYLNPLLSQQNLQQSMKPAAMPRGPAPPSWDWREHGAVSPVKNQGMCGSCWAFSVTGNIEGQWFAKTGKLVSLSEQELVDCDTVDQACGGGLPSNAYEAIEKLGGLETETDYSYTGKKQSCDFTTDKVIAYINSSVELSKDENEIAAWLAENGPVSVALNAFAMQFYRKGVSHPLKIFCNPWMIDHAVLLVGYGERQGKPFWAIKNSWGEDYGEQGYYYLYRGSRLCGINKMCSSAIVN; via the exons ATGGACGTCGGATTTCGCCACCCTGTTCTTCTTTGCCTAACCCTGGCGGTTTTGGGCTCGGTTCTGGCCGATTTGGATGGCCCTTTGATGGGGGCACCCGGATCTCCCGTCCGTTTGTCGGAAAACGACCCCGGTTTAAAGAAGGCACTGAGGTTTGCAGAAGAGCGCTATAACGAGGGGTCCAATGCGATGCACGTTCGCAGAGTTAGCAAGATCCTCTCTGCCAGTAAACAG CTGGTGAAGGGTATCCGATACAGCATCATGGTGGAACTAAGTAACACCCAGTGTAAAAAGGCTGCCAGACTGAGGACCTGTGACTTCTACCCAGAGGAACACAACCTGAAG ACAGAGGTATGTGTGTTTGAGGTCTGGGACATTCCCTGGGAGAGCAAGTCCACCCTTCTCAAACAGAAGTGCCAGCCAGCAG TTGATCCCAAACCAGTTGAGACCAACAAAGTTGAATTTCTGCCCCTCTCCACCAAACCAGTT CAGGAGTCAGTGGATTCTGTGGAGCTTCTGGGTCAGTTCAAAGAGTTCATGGTCAGATACAATAGGACTTACAGCAGCCAAGAGG AGGCTGACCGGCGGCTGCGTGTCTTCCATGAGAACTTGAAGACTGCCGAGAAGCTCCAGTCTCTGGACCAGGGCACAGCCGAGTACGGGGTCACCAAGTTCAGTGAcctcacag aGGAGGAGTTTAGGACTCTGTACCTGAACCCCCTGCTGAGCCAGCAGAACCTCCAGCAGTCCATGAAGCCTGCAGCCATGCCCCGCGGCCCCGCCCCACCCAGCTGGGACTGGAGAGAGCATGGAGCTGTCAGCCCCGTCAAGAACCAG GGAATGTGTGGTTCTTGCTGGGCATTCTCAGTGACAGGCAACATTGAGGGCCAGTGGTTTGCGAAAACTGGCAAACTAGTGTCTCTCTCTGAGCAAG AGCTGGTGGACTGTGATACTGTGGACCAGGCCTGTGGGGGCGGGCTTCCATCAAACGCATATGAAGCTATCGAGAAGCTGGGTGGTCTGGAGACAGAGACTGACTACAGCTACACCGGCAAGAAGCAGAGCTGTGACTTCACCACCGACAAAGTCATCGCCTACATCAACAGCTCTGTGGAGCTGTCCAAGGATGAGAACG AAATCGCTGCTTGGCTGGCTGAGAACGGACCAGTATCTGTGGCCCTGAACGCATTCGCAATGCAG TTCTACAGGAAGGGTGTGTCCCACCCTCTGAAGATCTTCTGCAACCCCTGGATGATTGACCATGCAGTGCTGCTCGTGGGCTACGGAGAAC GTCAAGGCAAACCTTTCTGGGCCATCAAGAACAGCTGGGGAGAGGACTATGGAGAACAG GGTTACTACTACCTGTACAGGGGATCCAGGCTCTGTGGGATCAACAAGATGTGCTCGTCTGCCATTGTGAACTGA
- the LOC115205568 gene encoding cathepsin F isoform X5: protein MDVGFRHPVLLCLTLAVLGSVLADLDGPLMGAPGSPVRLSENDPGLKKALRFAEERYNEGSNAMHVRRVSKILSASKQLVKGIRYSIMVELSNTQCKKAARLRTCDFYPEEHNLKTEVCVFEVWDIPWESKSTLLKQKCQPAVDPKPVETNKVEFLPLSTKPVESVDSVELLGQFKEFMVRYNRTYSSQEEADRRLRVFHENLKTAEKLQSLDQGTAEYGVTKFSDLTEEEFRTLYLNPLLSQQNLQQSMKPAAMPRGPAPPSWDWREHGAVSPVKNQGMCGSCWAFSVTGNIEGQWFAKTGKLVSLSEQELVDCDTVDQACGGGLPSNAYEAIEKLGGLETETDYSYTGKKQSCDFTTDKVIAYINSSVELSKDENEIAAWLAENGPVSVALNAFAMQFYRKGVSHPLKIFCNPWMIDHAVLLVGYGERQGKPFWAIKNSWGEDYGEQGYYYLYRGSRLCGINKMCSSAIVN from the exons ATGGACGTCGGATTTCGCCACCCTGTTCTTCTTTGCCTAACCCTGGCGGTTTTGGGCTCGGTTCTGGCCGATTTGGATGGCCCTTTGATGGGGGCACCCGGATCTCCCGTCCGTTTGTCGGAAAACGACCCCGGTTTAAAGAAGGCACTGAGGTTTGCAGAAGAGCGCTATAACGAGGGGTCCAATGCGATGCACGTTCGCAGAGTTAGCAAGATCCTCTCTGCCAGTAAACAG CTGGTGAAGGGTATCCGATACAGCATCATGGTGGAACTAAGTAACACCCAGTGTAAAAAGGCTGCCAGACTGAGGACCTGTGACTTCTACCCAGAGGAACACAACCTGAAG ACAGAGGTATGTGTGTTTGAGGTCTGGGACATTCCCTGGGAGAGCAAGTCCACCCTTCTCAAACAGAAGTGCCAGCCAGCAG TTGATCCCAAACCAGTTGAGACCAACAAAGTTGAATTTCTGCCCCTCTCCACCAAACCAGTT GAGTCAGTGGATTCTGTGGAGCTTCTGGGTCAGTTCAAAGAGTTCATGGTCAGATACAATAGGACTTACAGCAGCCAAGAGG AGGCTGACCGGCGGCTGCGTGTCTTCCATGAGAACTTGAAGACTGCCGAGAAGCTCCAGTCTCTGGACCAGGGCACAGCCGAGTACGGGGTCACCAAGTTCAGTGAcctcacag aGGAGGAGTTTAGGACTCTGTACCTGAACCCCCTGCTGAGCCAGCAGAACCTCCAGCAGTCCATGAAGCCTGCAGCCATGCCCCGCGGCCCCGCCCCACCCAGCTGGGACTGGAGAGAGCATGGAGCTGTCAGCCCCGTCAAGAACCAG GGAATGTGTGGTTCTTGCTGGGCATTCTCAGTGACAGGCAACATTGAGGGCCAGTGGTTTGCGAAAACTGGCAAACTAGTGTCTCTCTCTGAGCAAG AGCTGGTGGACTGTGATACTGTGGACCAGGCCTGTGGGGGCGGGCTTCCATCAAACGCATATGAAGCTATCGAGAAGCTGGGTGGTCTGGAGACAGAGACTGACTACAGCTACACCGGCAAGAAGCAGAGCTGTGACTTCACCACCGACAAAGTCATCGCCTACATCAACAGCTCTGTGGAGCTGTCCAAGGATGAGAACG AAATCGCTGCTTGGCTGGCTGAGAACGGACCAGTATCTGTGGCCCTGAACGCATTCGCAATGCAG TTCTACAGGAAGGGTGTGTCCCACCCTCTGAAGATCTTCTGCAACCCCTGGATGATTGACCATGCAGTGCTGCTCGTGGGCTACGGAGAAC GTCAAGGCAAACCTTTCTGGGCCATCAAGAACAGCTGGGGAGAGGACTATGGAGAACAG GGTTACTACTACCTGTACAGGGGATCCAGGCTCTGTGGGATCAACAAGATGTGCTCGTCTGCCATTGTGAACTGA
- the LOC115205568 gene encoding cathepsin F isoform X3, whose protein sequence is MDVGFRHPVLLCLTLAVLGSVLADLDGPLMGAPGSPVRLSENDPGLKKALRFAEERYNEGSNAMHVRRVSKILSASKQLVKGIRYSIMVELSNTQCKKAARLRTCDFYPEEHNLKTEVCVFEVWDIPWESKSTLLKQKCQPAVDPKPVETNKVEFLPLSTKPVKTKKVEFLPLSTKPVESVDSVELLGQFKEFMVRYNRTYSSQEEADRRLRVFHENLKTAEKLQSLDQGTAEYGVTKFSDLTEEEFRTLYLNPLLSQQNLQQSMKPAAMPRGPAPPSWDWREHGAVSPVKNQGMCGSCWAFSVTGNIEGQWFAKTGKLVSLSEQELVDCDTVDQACGGGLPSNAYEAIEKLGGLETETDYSYTGKKQSCDFTTDKVIAYINSSVELSKDENEIAAWLAENGPVSVALNAFAMQFYRKGVSHPLKIFCNPWMIDHAVLLVGYGERQGKPFWAIKNSWGEDYGEQGYYYLYRGSRLCGINKMCSSAIVN, encoded by the exons ATGGACGTCGGATTTCGCCACCCTGTTCTTCTTTGCCTAACCCTGGCGGTTTTGGGCTCGGTTCTGGCCGATTTGGATGGCCCTTTGATGGGGGCACCCGGATCTCCCGTCCGTTTGTCGGAAAACGACCCCGGTTTAAAGAAGGCACTGAGGTTTGCAGAAGAGCGCTATAACGAGGGGTCCAATGCGATGCACGTTCGCAGAGTTAGCAAGATCCTCTCTGCCAGTAAACAG CTGGTGAAGGGTATCCGATACAGCATCATGGTGGAACTAAGTAACACCCAGTGTAAAAAGGCTGCCAGACTGAGGACCTGTGACTTCTACCCAGAGGAACACAACCTGAAG ACAGAGGTATGTGTGTTTGAGGTCTGGGACATTCCCTGGGAGAGCAAGTCCACCCTTCTCAAACAGAAGTGCCAGCCAGCAG TTGATCCCAAACCAGTTGAGACCAACAAAGTTGAATTTCTGCCCCTCTCCACCAAACCAGTTAAGACCAAAAAAGTTGAATTTCTGCCCCTCTCCACCAAACCAGTTGAG TCAGTGGATTCTGTGGAGCTTCTGGGTCAGTTCAAAGAGTTCATGGTCAGATACAATAGGACTTACAGCAGCCAAGAGG AGGCTGACCGGCGGCTGCGTGTCTTCCATGAGAACTTGAAGACTGCCGAGAAGCTCCAGTCTCTGGACCAGGGCACAGCCGAGTACGGGGTCACCAAGTTCAGTGAcctcacag aGGAGGAGTTTAGGACTCTGTACCTGAACCCCCTGCTGAGCCAGCAGAACCTCCAGCAGTCCATGAAGCCTGCAGCCATGCCCCGCGGCCCCGCCCCACCCAGCTGGGACTGGAGAGAGCATGGAGCTGTCAGCCCCGTCAAGAACCAG GGAATGTGTGGTTCTTGCTGGGCATTCTCAGTGACAGGCAACATTGAGGGCCAGTGGTTTGCGAAAACTGGCAAACTAGTGTCTCTCTCTGAGCAAG AGCTGGTGGACTGTGATACTGTGGACCAGGCCTGTGGGGGCGGGCTTCCATCAAACGCATATGAAGCTATCGAGAAGCTGGGTGGTCTGGAGACAGAGACTGACTACAGCTACACCGGCAAGAAGCAGAGCTGTGACTTCACCACCGACAAAGTCATCGCCTACATCAACAGCTCTGTGGAGCTGTCCAAGGATGAGAACG AAATCGCTGCTTGGCTGGCTGAGAACGGACCAGTATCTGTGGCCCTGAACGCATTCGCAATGCAG TTCTACAGGAAGGGTGTGTCCCACCCTCTGAAGATCTTCTGCAACCCCTGGATGATTGACCATGCAGTGCTGCTCGTGGGCTACGGAGAAC GTCAAGGCAAACCTTTCTGGGCCATCAAGAACAGCTGGGGAGAGGACTATGGAGAACAG GGTTACTACTACCTGTACAGGGGATCCAGGCTCTGTGGGATCAACAAGATGTGCTCGTCTGCCATTGTGAACTGA
- the LOC115205568 gene encoding cathepsin F isoform X2 yields MDVGFRHPVLLCLTLAVLGSVLADLDGPLMGAPGSPVRLSENDPGLKKALRFAEERYNEGSNAMHVRRVSKILSASKQLVKGIRYSIMVELSNTQCKKAARLRTCDFYPEEHNLKTEVCVFEVWDIPWESKSTLLKQKCQPAVDPKPVETNKVEFLPLSTKPVKTKKVEFLPLSTKPVEESVDSVELLGQFKEFMVRYNRTYSSQEEADRRLRVFHENLKTAEKLQSLDQGTAEYGVTKFSDLTEEEFRTLYLNPLLSQQNLQQSMKPAAMPRGPAPPSWDWREHGAVSPVKNQGMCGSCWAFSVTGNIEGQWFAKTGKLVSLSEQELVDCDTVDQACGGGLPSNAYEAIEKLGGLETETDYSYTGKKQSCDFTTDKVIAYINSSVELSKDENEIAAWLAENGPVSVALNAFAMQFYRKGVSHPLKIFCNPWMIDHAVLLVGYGERQGKPFWAIKNSWGEDYGEQGYYYLYRGSRLCGINKMCSSAIVN; encoded by the exons ATGGACGTCGGATTTCGCCACCCTGTTCTTCTTTGCCTAACCCTGGCGGTTTTGGGCTCGGTTCTGGCCGATTTGGATGGCCCTTTGATGGGGGCACCCGGATCTCCCGTCCGTTTGTCGGAAAACGACCCCGGTTTAAAGAAGGCACTGAGGTTTGCAGAAGAGCGCTATAACGAGGGGTCCAATGCGATGCACGTTCGCAGAGTTAGCAAGATCCTCTCTGCCAGTAAACAG CTGGTGAAGGGTATCCGATACAGCATCATGGTGGAACTAAGTAACACCCAGTGTAAAAAGGCTGCCAGACTGAGGACCTGTGACTTCTACCCAGAGGAACACAACCTGAAG ACAGAGGTATGTGTGTTTGAGGTCTGGGACATTCCCTGGGAGAGCAAGTCCACCCTTCTCAAACAGAAGTGCCAGCCAGCAG TTGATCCCAAACCAGTTGAGACCAACAAAGTTGAATTTCTGCCCCTCTCCACCAAACCAGTTAAGACCAAAAAAGTTGAATTTCTGCCCCTCTCCACCAAACCAGTTGAG GAGTCAGTGGATTCTGTGGAGCTTCTGGGTCAGTTCAAAGAGTTCATGGTCAGATACAATAGGACTTACAGCAGCCAAGAGG AGGCTGACCGGCGGCTGCGTGTCTTCCATGAGAACTTGAAGACTGCCGAGAAGCTCCAGTCTCTGGACCAGGGCACAGCCGAGTACGGGGTCACCAAGTTCAGTGAcctcacag aGGAGGAGTTTAGGACTCTGTACCTGAACCCCCTGCTGAGCCAGCAGAACCTCCAGCAGTCCATGAAGCCTGCAGCCATGCCCCGCGGCCCCGCCCCACCCAGCTGGGACTGGAGAGAGCATGGAGCTGTCAGCCCCGTCAAGAACCAG GGAATGTGTGGTTCTTGCTGGGCATTCTCAGTGACAGGCAACATTGAGGGCCAGTGGTTTGCGAAAACTGGCAAACTAGTGTCTCTCTCTGAGCAAG AGCTGGTGGACTGTGATACTGTGGACCAGGCCTGTGGGGGCGGGCTTCCATCAAACGCATATGAAGCTATCGAGAAGCTGGGTGGTCTGGAGACAGAGACTGACTACAGCTACACCGGCAAGAAGCAGAGCTGTGACTTCACCACCGACAAAGTCATCGCCTACATCAACAGCTCTGTGGAGCTGTCCAAGGATGAGAACG AAATCGCTGCTTGGCTGGCTGAGAACGGACCAGTATCTGTGGCCCTGAACGCATTCGCAATGCAG TTCTACAGGAAGGGTGTGTCCCACCCTCTGAAGATCTTCTGCAACCCCTGGATGATTGACCATGCAGTGCTGCTCGTGGGCTACGGAGAAC GTCAAGGCAAACCTTTCTGGGCCATCAAGAACAGCTGGGGAGAGGACTATGGAGAACAG GGTTACTACTACCTGTACAGGGGATCCAGGCTCTGTGGGATCAACAAGATGTGCTCGTCTGCCATTGTGAACTGA
- the LOC115205569 gene encoding inositol-trisphosphate 3-kinase B-like: MLMHSSVSSSASSFNCSSAESDEVFSEGEDTASKRSTMRRCRSWRTFLTMMQWSVRRQSSWVQLAGHQGNFQLSEGGEVLKRFSEVEAVCLQALMADPLRPFVPQYHGSVNRGGNSYIRLEDLLSGLKNPVIMDCKMGVRTYQEEELTKSHTKPTLRNDMYQKMVKVDPTALTVEEHEQRGVTKWRYLQWRDNTSSTSTLGFRIEGIMMENGSIQRDFKMLTPAQVTEAFLSFTKSHLHILKAYHSRLQALDEALKESTFFKAHEVIGSSLLFVHDWTSKASIWMIDFGKTTPSPSTVQLRHDVPWAEGNREDGYLIGLAALTSLVGQAISQAACR; this comes from the exons ATGCTCATGCATTCCTCCGTCTCTTCCTCCGCTTCCTCATTCAACTGCTCCTCAGCGGAGAGCGATGAGGTCTTCAGTGAAGGAGAGGACACTGCCAGCAAGAGGAGCACCATGAGGAGG TGTCGCTCCTGGAGGACCTTCCTGACCATGATGCAGTGGTCAGTGCGTCGGCAGAGTTCATGGGTCCAGCTAGCAGGACATCAAG GTAACTTCCAGCTGAGTGAGGGGGGCGAGGTGCTGAAGCGTTTCAGTGAGGTGGAGGCTGTGTGTCTGCAGGCCCTCATGGCTGACCCCCTGCGTCCGTTTGTACCGCAGTACCATGGCTCGGTCAACAGGGGGGGCAACAGTTACATCCGCCTGGAGGACTTACTGAGTGGCCTGAAGAACCCTGTCATCATGGACTGCAAGATGGGCGTGag GACATATCAGGAGGAGGAATTAACCAAATCACACACCAAGCCCACCCTACGGAATGATATGTACCAGAAGATGGTAAAAGTAGATCCGACGGCTCTCACTGTGGAGGAACACGAGCAGCGAGGTGTGACGAAGTGGCGCTACCTGCAGTGGAGGGATAACACCAGCTCCACCTCCACACTAGGCTTCAGGATTGAGGGCATCATG ATGGAGAATGGCAGCATACAGCGGGACTTTAAGATGCTCACCCCAGCCCAGGTCACCGAGGCCTTCCTCTCCTTCACCAAGAGTCATCTACACATCCTG AAGGCCTACCATTCCAGACTTCAGGCTCTGGATGAAGCCCTGAAGGAATCCACATTTTTCAAAGCCCATGAG GTGATTGGCAGCTCGCTCCTCTTCGTCCATGACTGGACCAGTAAGGCCAGCATCTGGATGATAGACTTTGGGAAGACCACCCCGTCGCCCAGCACTGTGCAGCTGAGGCACGACGTCCCATGGGCCGAGGGGAATCGGGAGGATGGGTACCTGATCGGGCTGGCCGCCCTCACCTCCCTCGTGGGTCAGGCCATCAGCCAGGCAGCATGCAGATAG
- the LOC115205568 gene encoding cathepsin F isoform X1: protein MDVGFRHPVLLCLTLAVLGSVLADLDGPLMGAPGSPVRLSENDPGLKKALRFAEERYNEGSNAMHVRRVSKILSASKQLVKGIRYSIMVELSNTQCKKAARLRTCDFYPEEHNLKTEVCVFEVWDIPWESKSTLLKQKCQPAVDPKPVETNKVEFLPLSTKPVKTKKVEFLPLSTKPVEVIENIAFVESVDSVELLGQFKEFMVRYNRTYSSQEEADRRLRVFHENLKTAEKLQSLDQGTAEYGVTKFSDLTEEEFRTLYLNPLLSQQNLQQSMKPAAMPRGPAPPSWDWREHGAVSPVKNQGMCGSCWAFSVTGNIEGQWFAKTGKLVSLSEQELVDCDTVDQACGGGLPSNAYEAIEKLGGLETETDYSYTGKKQSCDFTTDKVIAYINSSVELSKDENEIAAWLAENGPVSVALNAFAMQFYRKGVSHPLKIFCNPWMIDHAVLLVGYGERQGKPFWAIKNSWGEDYGEQGYYYLYRGSRLCGINKMCSSAIVN from the exons ATGGACGTCGGATTTCGCCACCCTGTTCTTCTTTGCCTAACCCTGGCGGTTTTGGGCTCGGTTCTGGCCGATTTGGATGGCCCTTTGATGGGGGCACCCGGATCTCCCGTCCGTTTGTCGGAAAACGACCCCGGTTTAAAGAAGGCACTGAGGTTTGCAGAAGAGCGCTATAACGAGGGGTCCAATGCGATGCACGTTCGCAGAGTTAGCAAGATCCTCTCTGCCAGTAAACAG CTGGTGAAGGGTATCCGATACAGCATCATGGTGGAACTAAGTAACACCCAGTGTAAAAAGGCTGCCAGACTGAGGACCTGTGACTTCTACCCAGAGGAACACAACCTGAAG ACAGAGGTATGTGTGTTTGAGGTCTGGGACATTCCCTGGGAGAGCAAGTCCACCCTTCTCAAACAGAAGTGCCAGCCAGCAG TTGATCCCAAACCAGTTGAGACCAACAAAGTTGAATTTCTGCCCCTCTCCACCAAACCAGTTAAGACCAAAAAAGTTGAATTTCTGCCCCTCTCCACCAAACCAGTTGAGGTAATAGAAAACATAGCGTTTGTG GAGTCAGTGGATTCTGTGGAGCTTCTGGGTCAGTTCAAAGAGTTCATGGTCAGATACAATAGGACTTACAGCAGCCAAGAGG AGGCTGACCGGCGGCTGCGTGTCTTCCATGAGAACTTGAAGACTGCCGAGAAGCTCCAGTCTCTGGACCAGGGCACAGCCGAGTACGGGGTCACCAAGTTCAGTGAcctcacag aGGAGGAGTTTAGGACTCTGTACCTGAACCCCCTGCTGAGCCAGCAGAACCTCCAGCAGTCCATGAAGCCTGCAGCCATGCCCCGCGGCCCCGCCCCACCCAGCTGGGACTGGAGAGAGCATGGAGCTGTCAGCCCCGTCAAGAACCAG GGAATGTGTGGTTCTTGCTGGGCATTCTCAGTGACAGGCAACATTGAGGGCCAGTGGTTTGCGAAAACTGGCAAACTAGTGTCTCTCTCTGAGCAAG AGCTGGTGGACTGTGATACTGTGGACCAGGCCTGTGGGGGCGGGCTTCCATCAAACGCATATGAAGCTATCGAGAAGCTGGGTGGTCTGGAGACAGAGACTGACTACAGCTACACCGGCAAGAAGCAGAGCTGTGACTTCACCACCGACAAAGTCATCGCCTACATCAACAGCTCTGTGGAGCTGTCCAAGGATGAGAACG AAATCGCTGCTTGGCTGGCTGAGAACGGACCAGTATCTGTGGCCCTGAACGCATTCGCAATGCAG TTCTACAGGAAGGGTGTGTCCCACCCTCTGAAGATCTTCTGCAACCCCTGGATGATTGACCATGCAGTGCTGCTCGTGGGCTACGGAGAAC GTCAAGGCAAACCTTTCTGGGCCATCAAGAACAGCTGGGGAGAGGACTATGGAGAACAG GGTTACTACTACCTGTACAGGGGATCCAGGCTCTGTGGGATCAACAAGATGTGCTCGTCTGCCATTGTGAACTGA